The genomic DNA TGGTGGACCCGACTGCCGACTGGGGCATCGGCATGCTGTGGACCCTGCTGCAACAGTTCGGCCTGGGCGCCCTGCTCGGCCTGCTGCTGGGTGCCGTAATCAGTGAGCTGCTGCTCCGGGTGCGCAGCAACGAAGGGCTGCATGCCCTGCTGCTGTGCAGTGGCGGCGCCATGGTGTTCGCCCTCACCAACCTGGTGGGCGGCTCCGGCTTTCTGGCCATCTATCTCACTGGCCTGGTGGCCGGCAATCGCCGTGGCGGCACCGGCGACAACGTGCTCAAGGCCATGGATTCCATGGCCTGGCTGGCCCAGTCCGGCATGTTCCTGATCCTCGGTCTGCTGGTAACGCCATCCCGGCTCACCGAAAACCTGCCCTGGGCACTGGCGGTAGCGGCCTTCCTGATGCTGCTGGCGCGCCCCATAGCCGTGTGGGTGAGCCTGCTGCCGTTCCGGTTTACCTGGCGGGAGGAAACCTTTATCGCCTGGACCGGCCTGCGCGGCGCGGTGCCTATTGTGCTGGCGGTGTTCCCGTTGCTGGCCGGGGTGGAGCAGACTTACCTGCTGTTTGATATCACCCTGGTGGTAGTGCTGATTTCCCTGCTCGGCCAGGGCGCCAGCCTGCGCTATGTGGCGCGTAAACTGAAAGTGTCGGTGCCGCCCACCACCGAACCCAAACAGACCGTCCCGCTGGCCGCCCCCCGTGATCGTTATCTGATGCAGTTCGAGGTTGAGGCCGGCGCCCGGGCCGTGGGCAAGCCACTGGGCGAATTGAGCGAGGACAAACGCACCCCGCTGATCCTGTACCGTAACCAGCAGGTGCTCAGTCTCAATGACAACCCGGATATCGAAGCCGGCGACCTGATCGCCTGGCTGGCGCCCCTGTCGCACAAGTCCGCCCTGTCCGACCTGTGCCACAAGATGAGCCACGACGAGAAACGCTATTACGGCGATTTCACTGTGCTCGGCAAGACCCCGGTGGCGCAGTTGATTGCCATCTACGGCGTAGAAGCCCCGCCGCCGCTCTGGCAGGGCCTGACCGTGGCCGAGCTGTTTACCAAACAGGTAGGGAAGCAGACGGTTGTCGGTGATACGGTGCGTATCAGCGGCCTGCGCTTGCGGGCCCGCTCGGTGGAAGATGGCAAGGTGGTGCTGGTCGGGCTGAAGCTGCCAGGGTAAAAAGCAGCTATGAGCTTCAAGCTACCAGCTGCGACGCGAGAACCAGTGCATTACTTTGAACCGTCCTCGCCGCGATTAATGCCATGGCGCGGGCACAGGAGTGCAAACATCTCCATCCCTTTTACGCGCCTCGTAGCTCGAAGCTAGTAGCTCGCAGCTTGTTTTAAGGAATTTTGTTATGGCCCGTTTCGATAATCATCGCATTCTGATCACCGGTGCCGGTGCCGGCATTGGTGCCCTGATGGCCGAAGAGTTTGCGGCCCAGGGCGCCGAGGTGATTGTTACCGCCCGGCGTATCAGCGCCGCCCGTGAAGTCGCCGATCGCATCAAGGCTGCCGGCGGCAAGGCGCACCCCTATGTGCTGGATGTGAGCAAGATTGCCTCCATCGCCAAATTCCGCGACAAGCTGCACCAGGAAGTGGGCCCCATCACCACCCTGATCAACAATGCCGGGGTGGTGTTCGGCGGTGAATTCGAGACCGTGGAGCTGGAACAGCACCTGAACACCTTCCGGGTGAACAGTGAAGGGCTGATGGCCACCACCCATGCGTTCCTGGAAGACCTGATCCAGGCCAGCGAGGCCTTCCTGGTCAACATCGCCAGTGCTTCTGCCTTTATCGGCCTGCCCTACGGCAGCACCTACGCGGCCAGCAAATGGGCAGTGGTGGGGTTCTCGGAATCCCTGCGACTGGAACTGGCGGTACGCAAGATCAAGCATGTACATGTGACCAGCGTTTGCCCCAGCTATATTTCCACCGGCATGTTCGACGGCGTGAAAACGCCGCTGTTCTCTCCCATGCTGACCCCGAAGAAGGTGGTGAAAAGCATCATGCGGGGCATGCAGAAAAAGGACGCTTTCGTCATCGAACCGCCCATGGCCAAGTCGGTGGAACTGATGAAGGCCATTCTCCCCCAGGGCATCTGGGACGAAGTGGCGCGGCGGACGGGGGTGTCCACCTCCATGTATAGCTGGAAGGGGAAGAAGAAATAGCGGCTAGCTACGAGCTTCTAGCTGCGAGCCCCCGCGGGCATACCCTACACCAACATATCTACGCAGCTGCTGTAGGAGCCCCGCTTGAGGGGCGAATCGCGCGTTAGCGCGGGATTGGCCGCAGGGCAATCAGGCATCTCTGATTCTCGACAGGTTTATCCAGGTGTAAGAGGGAATCATCGCACCCCTTCGCCCCTCAAGCGGAGCTCCAACAGCGGCTTCCTAGAAATCGCGTCATTTTCCTAGAAGCTAGTAGCTCGCAGCTAGAAGCTTCCCCGTTTACACCCATTCACCCTAACGCCCGCCCGCGCCCGCCTTGACAGTCAATGTGTTTGCGCTTGAATTGCCGAACAATGCTCGCCCTGTTGCGCTGTCCGTTACTGACAGTTGAATCGATTTCTGCCTGACGAGGGTAACTGTTATGCCGACTTATAAGGCTCCCGTGCGCGATATGCGCTTTTTGATGAACGAAGTGCTTGATTTCGAAAGCCACTACAAAACTTTCCCGGAAGGTGAAGAAGCCACCCCGGATATGGTCGAAGCCATCATTGGCGAAATGGCCAAGCTGTGTGAAAACACTCTGGCGCCGCTGTACCAGAGCGGTGACGAAGAAGGCTGCAAGTTTGAAAACGGCGTGGTTACCACTCCGAAAGGCTACAAGGAAGCCTACGACGAGTTCGTGGCCGGCGGCTGGCAGGGTCTCAGCCACCCGGTGGAATTCGGCGGCCAGGGCCTGCCGGCGTCTCTGGGTCTGATCAAGTCCGAGATGATGGCCACCGCCAACTGGTCGTTCACCATGTACCCGGGCCTGTCCATGGGTGCCATGAACACCATCCAGATGCACGGCTCCGACCAGCAGCTGCAGGATTACCTGGTCCCGCTCACCGAAGGTCGCTGGGGCGGCACCATGTGTCTCACCGAGCCGCAGTGCGGCACCGATCTGGGCCAGGTGAAAACCAAGGCCGAGCCGCAGAAAGACGGCTCCTACAAGATTTCCGGCACCAAGATCTTCATCTCTTCCGGTGAGCACGATCTGACCGAGAACATTGTCCACATCGTGCTGGCGCGTCTGCCTGACGCCCCCAAAGGCACCCGTGGTATCTCCCTGTTCATCGTGCCCAAGTACCTGCCGGGCAAGATCGGTGAAGATAACGGCGTCAGCTGTGGTTCCCTGGAAAAGAAAATGGGCATCAAGGCATCCGCCACCTGCGTGATGAACTTCGATGAAGCCACCGGTTTCCTGATCGGCCCGGAAAACAAGGGCCTGGAGTGCATGTTCACCTTCATGAACACCGCCCGTATCGGTACTTCCATCCAGGGTCTGGCCCACGCCGAGCTGTCCTACCAGGGCGCTCTGACCTATGCCAAGGAGCGTAAGTCCATGCGCGC from Alcanivorax sp. includes the following:
- a CDS encoding acyl-CoA dehydrogenase C-terminal domain-containing protein codes for the protein MPTYKAPVRDMRFLMNEVLDFESHYKTFPEGEEATPDMVEAIIGEMAKLCENTLAPLYQSGDEEGCKFENGVVTTPKGYKEAYDEFVAGGWQGLSHPVEFGGQGLPASLGLIKSEMMATANWSFTMYPGLSMGAMNTIQMHGSDQQLQDYLVPLTEGRWGGTMCLTEPQCGTDLGQVKTKAEPQKDGSYKISGTKIFISSGEHDLTENIVHIVLARLPDAPKGTRGISLFIVPKYLPGKIGEDNGVSCGSLEKKMGIKASATCVMNFDEATGFLIGPENKGLECMFTFMNTARIGTSIQGLAHAELSYQGALTYAKERKSMRALSGKKEPDAIADSLIHHGDVRRMLLKQKAIAEGGRAMIYFAAQYADKMISAAQADNDEEYQKWDDELGFLTPILKGFLTEKGLEVANDGMQVFGGHGYIKEHGMEQIVRDARISTLYEGTTGIQALDLLGRKVLLLTKGKCVRDFSKKLVDFGTKNLRDPKLRPFAWKLLKIAAEWNYLTTRIMLVASKDRDIVSTASYDFLMYSGYAMMAYFWALQAGVAKDKLENGGEEPAEFYQAKLATAEFYFDRMLPSAKAHAEAALKPTKSTMQLKAEHFSFDYE
- a CDS encoding potassium/proton antiporter, with the translated sequence MDSLNLFLLIGTGLMFTGLLLGSLSARFGVPSLLIFLVVGMVAGEDGIGGIQFDDFSTAYVIGNIALAVILLDGGLRTRLSTFRLGLKPALSLATFGVAISAALVGAFATWLMGVDWRVGLLLGGIIGSTDAAAVFSVIKGAGVTLNERVASTLEIESGLNDPMAIFITLMLVGLLVDPTADWGIGMLWTLLQQFGLGALLGLLLGAVISELLLRVRSNEGLHALLLCSGGAMVFALTNLVGGSGFLAIYLTGLVAGNRRGGTGDNVLKAMDSMAWLAQSGMFLILGLLVTPSRLTENLPWALAVAAFLMLLARPIAVWVSLLPFRFTWREETFIAWTGLRGAVPIVLAVFPLLAGVEQTYLLFDITLVVVLISLLGQGASLRYVARKLKVSVPPTTEPKQTVPLAAPRDRYLMQFEVEAGARAVGKPLGELSEDKRTPLILYRNQQVLSLNDNPDIEAGDLIAWLAPLSHKSALSDLCHKMSHDEKRYYGDFTVLGKTPVAQLIAIYGVEAPPPLWQGLTVAELFTKQVGKQTVVGDTVRISGLRLRARSVEDGKVVLVGLKLPG
- a CDS encoding SDR family NAD(P)-dependent oxidoreductase, which translates into the protein MARFDNHRILITGAGAGIGALMAEEFAAQGAEVIVTARRISAAREVADRIKAAGGKAHPYVLDVSKIASIAKFRDKLHQEVGPITTLINNAGVVFGGEFETVELEQHLNTFRVNSEGLMATTHAFLEDLIQASEAFLVNIASASAFIGLPYGSTYAASKWAVVGFSESLRLELAVRKIKHVHVTSVCPSYISTGMFDGVKTPLFSPMLTPKKVVKSIMRGMQKKDAFVIEPPMAKSVELMKAILPQGIWDEVARRTGVSTSMYSWKGKKK